The Niastella koreensis GR20-10 genome includes a window with the following:
- a CDS encoding FecR family protein: protein MDHFSDNTIPWHLISSALQGNINLEENAALQHWIASGVQNRELFIQLKNAWDNDLDELQAYLQADETVGWHALQGKLVEQEAAEVNSKVKPIAGTIKKRALLFTVLSVAAALVLVAGIWYMKAGSSRNFETAVAEQQSVTLADGSIIKLFPASSLEIPPNYNGAVRKVILKKGEAFFEVRHQEQKPFVVELGIASVKDVGTSFRIKKTNDSIHLVVVDGSVEFRNNANGEVRQLKAGMQATLLTGAGVSGPLIVSNPVADSGFSQNELRFINTLLPEVIQQFRVEYKKQITIDPAIAQKRFTGNLEGQSFDNAIDVLCRSLNITLVRKNDLYYLTKE, encoded by the coding sequence ATGGATCATTTTTCTGACAATACTATTCCATGGCACCTGATCAGTTCCGCACTTCAGGGCAATATCAACCTCGAAGAAAATGCTGCCTTACAGCATTGGATCGCATCCGGTGTGCAAAACAGGGAGTTATTCATACAATTAAAGAATGCCTGGGATAATGACCTGGACGAGTTGCAGGCTTATCTGCAAGCTGATGAAACGGTTGGCTGGCATGCATTGCAGGGTAAACTGGTTGAACAGGAAGCCGCTGAAGTAAATAGTAAGGTAAAACCGATTGCTGGTACCATAAAAAAGCGCGCCCTTTTATTCACGGTGCTGTCTGTGGCGGCTGCACTGGTTCTGGTAGCTGGCATCTGGTACATGAAGGCCGGCAGTAGCCGAAATTTTGAAACAGCAGTTGCTGAACAGCAATCGGTTACCCTGGCAGACGGTTCCATTATTAAATTATTCCCTGCTTCCAGCTTGGAAATTCCCCCCAATTATAATGGTGCTGTTCGCAAGGTGATATTAAAAAAAGGGGAAGCCTTTTTTGAAGTACGCCACCAGGAACAGAAGCCTTTTGTTGTTGAACTTGGAATTGCCAGTGTAAAGGATGTTGGGACCAGTTTCAGGATAAAGAAAACAAACGACAGTATCCATCTTGTTGTGGTGGATGGCAGCGTCGAATTCAGGAACAATGCCAATGGTGAAGTTCGCCAGTTAAAGGCTGGTATGCAGGCGACATTACTGACAGGGGCGGGTGTTTCCGGCCCACTTATTGTTAGTAACCCTGTTGCGGATTCCGGTTTTAGCCAGAACGAGCTGCGTTTCATCAATACCTTATTGCCGGAAGTGATTCAGCAATTCAGGGTGGAATATAAGAAACAAATAACGATCGATCCTGCAATTGCACAAAAGAGATTTACCGGCAACCTTGAAGGGCAATCATTTGATAATGCTATAGATGTGCTTTGCAGATCACTGAACATCACCCTGGTCCGTAAAAATGACCTGTATTA
- a CDS encoding RNA polymerase sigma-70 factor, with amino-acid sequence MNPTDDIVWQQIRERNTTAFERYYKAHFKEFFVVAYKYVRSLPLAQEIVNDVFLKMWEDAGKIMIETSLNAYIYKAVVNRSLNAINKQRKDLENQRELAQLPQEVYEERLLEANELKVQLYKAIDNLPGQCKKVFQLSRFEGLKQQEIADKLGISIKTVKNHITKALKTLAAHTGRSMLLLLIMELFL; translated from the coding sequence ATGAATCCGACAGATGACATAGTATGGCAGCAGATCCGGGAAAGGAATACAACGGCTTTTGAACGCTATTATAAAGCGCATTTCAAAGAGTTTTTCGTGGTTGCCTATAAATATGTCAGGTCGTTGCCTTTGGCCCAGGAGATCGTCAATGATGTTTTTCTGAAGATGTGGGAAGACGCCGGGAAGATCATGATCGAAACTTCGCTCAATGCCTATATTTATAAAGCGGTGGTGAACAGGAGCCTCAACGCCATTAATAAACAGCGCAAAGACCTGGAGAATCAGCGTGAACTGGCTCAACTGCCGCAGGAAGTGTATGAAGAAAGGTTACTGGAAGCCAATGAACTGAAAGTTCAGCTGTATAAAGCCATCGATAACCTGCCCGGTCAGTGTAAGAAAGTTTTTCAACTCAGCCGGTTCGAAGGGCTGAAACAACAGGAGATCGCCGATAAACTGGGCATTTCAATAAAAACAGTAAAAAACCATATTACAAAGGCACTTAAAACCCTGGCCGCGCATACCGGTAGATCCATGCTCCTGTTATTGATCATGGAACTTTTTTTGTAG
- a CDS encoding c-type cytochrome domain-containing protein, translated as MKSTSIITVAATVFLFVNCKHEIVSKGGNSSGGNGNGNNPPVITITCSADTVYFGNIILPLITSGCAMSGCHDATTHREGLVLNSYAGIMNIVTTGNAAGSKLYQVINTTNPGDIMPPPPHQPFSASDKAAIQKWINQGAKNNQCNGGCDTTVFTYSAVVMPLMNTYCKGCHNPASLGGGVDLSTYAGVKAAAGSGRLLGSIKQATGYKPMPQGESKLADCQIRQIEKWIQAGTPNN; from the coding sequence GTGAAATCAACATCAATTATTACGGTTGCAGCTACCGTATTCCTGTTCGTTAACTGTAAGCATGAAATAGTATCAAAAGGCGGAAACAGCAGTGGAGGTAACGGTAATGGAAATAATCCTCCGGTTATCACTATCACATGCAGTGCCGACACTGTTTATTTTGGCAATATCATTCTGCCATTGATCACTTCAGGTTGCGCCATGAGCGGTTGCCATGATGCCACCACGCATAGAGAAGGGTTGGTACTGAACAGCTATGCCGGCATAATGAATATTGTAACCACAGGCAATGCTGCCGGCAGTAAACTGTACCAGGTGATCAACACTACCAACCCGGGCGATATTATGCCGCCGCCGCCTCATCAGCCCTTTAGCGCTTCCGACAAAGCTGCCATTCAGAAATGGATAAACCAGGGAGCGAAGAATAACCAGTGTAATGGCGGGTGCGACACCACTGTATTTACCTATTCAGCTGTAGTAATGCCCCTGATGAATACTTACTGTAAAGGCTGCCACAACCCCGCTTCATTGGGTGGCGGTGTTGATCTAAGCACCTATGCGGGTGTAAAGGCTGCGGCAGGTAGCGGAAGATTATTGGGCAGTATTAAACAGGCAACCGGTTACAAGCCTATGCCGCAGGGAGAAAGTAAACTGGCCGATTGCCAGATAAGGCAAATTGAAAAATGGATCCAGGCAGGAACGCCAAACAATTAA
- a CDS encoding OB-fold protein, giving the protein MRTWKKIMIISIAMLIAAVSYGWYLYNKKPADTRTQTAAMETSAVELVKHFQQDEAAAGRQFVDKLIIVSGNISNTQIDPDGHATVLLDTGDPFAAVICSFYNDEVEGVKKIPAGSRVKIKGICTGILTDVILNKCTLLK; this is encoded by the coding sequence ATGCGCACTTGGAAAAAAATAATGATCATAAGCATAGCCATGCTTATTGCCGCTGTTTCCTATGGCTGGTACCTGTATAATAAAAAGCCGGCCGACACCAGAACGCAAACGGCTGCTATGGAAACCAGCGCCGTTGAACTGGTAAAACACTTTCAACAGGATGAAGCAGCGGCCGGCAGGCAGTTCGTTGATAAGCTCATAATCGTTTCCGGCAACATCTCCAATACGCAGATAGATCCCGACGGCCATGCCACCGTACTGCTGGATACGGGCGATCCGTTTGCTGCGGTGATCTGCAGCTTCTACAATGACGAAGTGGAAGGTGTGAAGAAAATACCCGCCGGTTCGCGGGTTAAAATAAAAGGTATTTGTACAGGCATACTAACGGATGTGATCCTGAATAAATGTACACTGCTTAAATAA
- a CDS encoding YceI family protein — translation MTLKKLVLILLFLSLNFFLYSQQRYFTRNGTISFAAGSGEDIDGINKTTTSVLDAATGQIEFSVLVKGFEFKRALMQEHFNENYMESDKYPKSVFKGKITNIDKINFQKDGLYPVLVKGVLDMHGLKKDVEANGTFKVTGGTVNSIAEFVVLLSDYNITIPSLVKDKVSKTVTIKVNCNYSPLK, via the coding sequence ATGACATTGAAAAAGCTTGTTTTGATACTACTTTTCCTTTCACTTAATTTTTTCTTGTATTCACAACAGCGATACTTTACCAGGAACGGCACCATCTCATTTGCCGCAGGTTCGGGTGAAGATATTGATGGAATAAACAAAACCACTACAAGCGTTTTGGACGCCGCAACGGGCCAGATTGAATTTTCCGTACTGGTAAAAGGTTTTGAATTCAAAAGAGCTTTGATGCAGGAGCATTTCAATGAAAATTATATGGAAAGCGACAAATATCCCAAATCAGTATTTAAAGGGAAGATCACGAATATTGATAAAATAAATTTTCAAAAAGACGGCTTGTACCCGGTTCTTGTAAAAGGAGTGCTGGACATGCATGGACTGAAAAAAGACGTGGAAGCTAATGGCACCTTTAAGGTCACAGGCGGAACGGTTAATTCCATTGCAGAATTTGTGGTGTTGCTGTCGGATTATAATATAACCATTCCCTCCCTGGTCAAAGACAAGGTATCCAAAACCGTTACTATAAAAGTAAACTGTAATTATAGTCCCCTTAAATAA
- a CDS encoding DUF5777 family beta-barrel protein, whose product MKKIMTGLLCTMLYCSSIGQDLLSLVDKNEPQKKEHVIHAFKSSRVLNGHSIEFIGKGELDVRILHRFGEINSGPNNLFGLDQANMRLGFDYGLLNSLTIGVGRSNSGKELDGFIKFRPVWQSTGPGSFPVSIVLVSGITAQTQPWSDTANKNYLSNRLAFYNEIIIGRKFSEHFSLQVSPVFVHRNLVALASDENDVYAIGIGARMKLSKRIALVADYHYIAKGLNKQVYKDPFSVGFDIETGGHVFQLLFTNATGMNEKAFITNTTSNWGKGSIRFGFNLSRIFTVGKKH is encoded by the coding sequence ATGAAGAAAATAATGACCGGTTTATTATGTACAATGCTATATTGCAGCAGCATCGGGCAGGACCTGTTGTCTCTCGTTGATAAAAACGAACCCCAAAAGAAAGAACATGTTATCCATGCCTTTAAATCATCGCGGGTATTAAACGGGCATTCTATAGAGTTTATTGGCAAAGGAGAACTGGATGTGCGTATCCTCCACCGCTTTGGGGAAATAAATTCAGGACCGAATAACCTGTTTGGCCTTGACCAGGCAAACATGCGTTTAGGGTTTGATTACGGCCTGCTGAACAGCCTTACAATAGGCGTAGGCCGCAGTAATTCGGGAAAAGAGCTGGATGGTTTTATCAAATTCCGGCCCGTATGGCAATCTACCGGCCCGGGGTCATTCCCCGTATCAATTGTACTGGTTTCCGGTATCACTGCTCAAACACAACCGTGGTCAGACACTGCCAATAAAAATTATTTAAGCAACAGACTGGCATTTTACAATGAGATCATTATTGGCCGTAAATTCAGCGAACATTTCAGCCTGCAGGTATCCCCTGTTTTTGTTCATCGTAACCTCGTAGCGTTGGCCAGTGATGAAAATGATGTATATGCCATAGGGATTGGCGCAAGAATGAAATTGTCGAAACGGATAGCCCTTGTTGCTGATTATCATTATATCGCGAAAGGGTTGAACAAACAGGTGTACAAAGACCCATTCTCCGTAGGCTTCGATATTGAAACGGGCGGGCACGTGTTTCAATTACTTTTTACCAATGCTACAGGCATGAATGAAAAGGCATTTATCACCAATACCACCAGCAATTGGGGCAAAGGAAGCATTCGTTTTGGTTTCAATTTGTCGAGAATATTTACAGTAGGTAAAAAACATTGA
- a CDS encoding DUF2231 domain-containing protein: MSQVHLHLLITHLPVFGSILGALVLGYGLWANSDQTKNAAYFLFIISAIGASIAYATGEGAEDTVEKIQGVSKNLIDQHEDAAVYALISFIVLGIMSVIAFVITRYKTSLVRYISMIIFILSLISFGLAARTGYLGGQIRHTEISNGTLQNNRTGEARQKDDD; this comes from the coding sequence ATGAGCCAGGTACATTTGCATTTATTAATAACTCACCTTCCTGTTTTTGGCTCAATTCTGGGCGCTCTTGTACTAGGTTACGGACTTTGGGCAAACAGTGATCAAACTAAAAATGCGGCTTACTTCCTGTTTATTATTTCGGCTATCGGAGCATCAATCGCTTATGCCACAGGTGAAGGTGCGGAAGATACAGTTGAAAAAATACAGGGGGTTTCCAAGAACCTGATCGATCAGCATGAAGATGCTGCTGTGTATGCGTTGATAAGCTTTATTGTGTTAGGTATTATGTCTGTTATAGCTTTTGTGATAACCCGCTATAAAACCTCATTGGTACGTTATATATCTATGATCATTTTTATTCTTTCACTTATCAGTTTTGGGCTGGCTGCCAGAACGGGTTATCTGGGCGGTCAGATCAGGCATACAGAGATATCTAATGGCACCCTTCAAAATAATAGAACAGGCGAAGCCAGACAAAAAGATGATGATTAA
- a CDS encoding cytochrome c peroxidase: MKRTLLGFFAIVLIFSCKQNSRDQKPALTKQSEDSLIQLAQKTFKILPVTAESKTNPLTPEKIKLGKILFFDVRLSKSGNNSCNSCHNLETYGVDNEATSVGDAGKHGGRNSPTVYNAALQNMQFWDGRAVDVEEQAGMPILNPVEMAIPHKGFLINRLSAIKLYQDLFKDAFPGEKKPITYENLQKAIGAFERTLLTPSRFDKYMAGDTNAITMEEKSGLRVFVQSGCTGCHNGVGVGGGTLQKFGLVTDYRTLTNSQMSDEGKKQVTHKEQDKDVFKVPELRNVEGTHPYFHDGSIARLDTAVKIMGKAQLNKDLSATEIKQVVAFLNALSGQINPAYKTFPEELNRH; this comes from the coding sequence ATGAAAAGAACATTATTGGGCTTTTTCGCAATTGTGCTGATTTTTTCTTGCAAACAAAACAGCAGGGATCAAAAGCCTGCGTTAACCAAACAGTCGGAAGATTCGCTCATTCAACTGGCACAAAAAACGTTCAAAATACTGCCAGTTACCGCAGAAAGCAAGACCAATCCATTGACCCCAGAAAAAATTAAGCTTGGTAAGATATTGTTTTTCGACGTCAGGCTTTCAAAATCAGGTAACAACAGTTGTAACTCCTGCCATAACCTGGAAACGTACGGTGTAGATAATGAGGCCACTTCTGTAGGCGATGCCGGTAAGCATGGTGGAAGAAATTCACCTACGGTTTATAATGCAGCTTTACAGAACATGCAGTTTTGGGACGGCCGGGCTGTGGATGTAGAGGAACAGGCCGGTATGCCCATTTTAAATCCGGTTGAAATGGCCATTCCTCACAAAGGTTTTTTGATAAACAGGTTAAGCGCAATTAAATTATACCAGGACCTTTTCAAGGATGCATTTCCCGGCGAAAAAAAACCAATTACATACGAGAACCTTCAAAAAGCGATTGGCGCCTTTGAGCGTACACTTCTAACTCCATCCCGCTTTGATAAATACATGGCAGGCGATACGAATGCTATCACAATGGAAGAAAAATCGGGGCTGAGGGTTTTCGTGCAATCGGGATGCACCGGTTGCCATAACGGTGTTGGGGTTGGCGGCGGAACTTTACAAAAATTCGGCCTGGTAACCGATTACCGCACGCTAACCAATAGCCAAATGAGTGATGAAGGGAAAAAGCAGGTAACCCATAAAGAACAGGATAAGGACGTGTTTAAAGTACCCGAGTTGCGCAACGTTGAAGGAACACACCCCTATTTTCACGATGGAAGTATCGCCAGGCTTGATACGGCGGTAAAGATCATGGGTAAGGCCCAGCTAAACAAGGACCTCTCAGCTACTGAGATAAAGCAGGTGGTGGCTTTTTTAAATGCATTATCAGGCCAGATCAATCCTGCCTATAAAACTTTCCCGGAAGAGTTGAACAGGCATTGA
- a CDS encoding helix-turn-helix domain-containing protein: protein MDSQKYTQLLEQFGKRFKQVRKEKGKTQLDIEVATGINNGDISRIENGKTNIEFITIAKLAEVLDVEMVELFHFETSISKKEKGSVQVNRTAKKKE from the coding sequence ATGGATAGTCAAAAGTACACTCAACTGTTAGAGCAATTCGGCAAGCGTTTTAAACAAGTAAGAAAAGAAAAGGGTAAGACCCAGTTAGATATTGAGGTTGCTACAGGTATTAATAATGGTGATATCAGCAGGATTGAGAACGGCAAGACAAATATTGAGTTTATAACAATTGCTAAGCTTGCAGAAGTCCTGGATGTTGAAATGGTTGAATTATTTCATTTTGAAACATCAATATCTAAGAAGGAAAAAGGTAGCGTGCAGGTAAATAGGACAGCTAAAAAGAAGGAGTAG
- a CDS encoding helix-turn-helix transcriptional regulator — MPATKLKAIFKSIFGFSVLQYHKEKNLLFARQLVQRSPVQIKKVAAIAGIKQ; from the coding sequence ATGCCGGCTACTAAACTGAAGGCAATATTCAAATCGATCTTTGGCTTTTCCGTGCTTCAGTACCATAAAGAAAAGAACCTGTTATTTGCCCGTCAGCTGGTGCAGCGCTCACCGGTACAAATTAAAAAAGTGGCGGCTATTGCCGGTATCAAACAGTAA
- a CDS encoding T9SS type A sorting domain-containing protein encodes MRNLYIFLFFFILSTAYRASAQTPISGFYVANNTVRTIVQSGNTIYIGGDFTAVGPNLHNGASLDATTGYGDPSFALPNGIVYAAVPDGSGGWYIGGNFTRVGNFTRNYIARINADGSVNTWDPNANGMVQTIAVVGSTIYAGGYFNAIGAQNRNYIAALDATTGLATAWNPNASDPVLALAINGSTLFAGGIFTTIGAQARNFIAALDVSTGLATTWNPNPDNTVNTIALDGSTVYAGGSFTSIDGQTRNYIAALDATTALATAWDPNATASVVALAINGSTVYAGGTFTNIGGQSRNRIAALDATTGLATTWNPNSNGAIITVALDGSTVYAGGTFTNIGGQSRNYIAALDAITGLATAFDPNANNRIYSIGVNGSTVYAGGNFSNIGGQPRSRIAALDATTGQLTAWNPNASSTVNTIVVDGTTVYAGGNFTTIGGQTRNSIAALDATTGLATAWDPNSSGIVNTIAVNSSIVYAGGSFTTIGGQTRNRIATLDATTGLATAWNPNANNSINTIVVDGSTVYAGGGFTTIGGQTRNRIAALDATTGLATAWNPNSNSTIATISVNSSIVYAGGGFTTIGGQTRNRIAALDATTGLATAWNPNSNSTIATISVNGSTVYAGGNFTTIGGQSSLRIAAIDATTGLTTTWNSNASSTIFAIAVNGSTVYAGGAFSIIGGVINPNFAALPIFTLPLRFLSFTATAQGSVTSKVICNWTTAEEQNTAYFIVERSADGNSFSSIGTVTATDISSFSQHYSFTDNNPPATTSWYRIKQIDRDGKATYSKTITVSSVASVATLRLLPNPVQQDATLIIKLAEKDYVRYTIFDQSGKRVAASFLHLDKGNNSISMSLQPLAKGIYTIRVNGTKTNTWLQFVKQ; translated from the coding sequence ATGCGAAATTTGTACATTTTTCTTTTTTTCTTTATTCTGAGTACGGCTTACCGGGCCAGTGCTCAAACGCCTATTTCCGGTTTTTATGTAGCCAATAACACGGTTAGAACCATTGTTCAAAGCGGAAACACCATTTATATTGGGGGCGATTTTACGGCTGTGGGGCCAAACCTGCATAATGGCGCTTCGCTCGATGCCACTACCGGGTATGGAGACCCCTCTTTTGCCCTGCCCAATGGAATTGTTTATGCTGCGGTGCCGGATGGAAGCGGCGGCTGGTATATCGGTGGCAATTTTACAAGAGTAGGCAATTTTACAAGAAATTATATTGCCCGTATCAATGCAGATGGGTCTGTGAATACGTGGGACCCTAATGCAAACGGTATGGTGCAGACTATAGCCGTAGTAGGTTCTACTATATATGCCGGCGGATACTTTAATGCCATCGGCGCACAGAACAGGAACTATATTGCGGCCCTCGATGCTACCACTGGCCTGGCCACTGCCTGGAATCCCAATGCAAGTGATCCAGTACTTGCTTTAGCCATAAACGGCTCTACCCTATTTGCCGGCGGAATATTTACTACTATCGGCGCACAAGCCAGGAACTTTATTGCAGCCCTCGATGTTTCTACTGGTCTTGCCACTACCTGGAACCCCAACCCCGATAATACAGTAAATACCATAGCCCTGGACGGTTCTACCGTGTATGCAGGAGGAAGCTTTACCAGTATCGACGGACAAACCAGGAATTATATTGCAGCCCTCGATGCCACTACTGCCCTTGCCACTGCCTGGGACCCTAATGCAACTGCTTCAGTAGTTGCATTGGCCATAAACGGTTCTACCGTATATGCCGGCGGAACTTTCACTAACATCGGCGGTCAGTCCAGGAACCGCATTGCAGCCCTCGACGCCACAACTGGCCTTGCCACTACCTGGAATCCCAATTCCAATGGTGCAATAATTACCGTAGCCCTGGACGGTTCTACCGTGTATGCAGGAGGAACTTTTACGAATATCGGCGGACAAAGCAGGAACTATATTGCGGCCCTCGATGCTATTACCGGCCTTGCCACTGCCTTTGATCCCAATGCAAATAATAGAATATATTCTATAGGGGTAAACGGCTCTACCGTGTATGCTGGCGGAAATTTTAGCAATATCGGTGGGCAGCCAAGAAGCCGTATTGCAGCCCTCGATGCCACTACCGGCCAGCTTACTGCCTGGAATCCCAATGCAAGTAGCACAGTAAATACTATAGTTGTAGACGGTACTACCGTGTATGCAGGCGGAAACTTTACTACTATCGGCGGACAAACCCGAAACAGTATTGCAGCCCTGGATGCCACTACCGGTCTTGCCACTGCATGGGATCCCAATTCCAGTGGAATAGTAAATACCATAGCCGTAAACAGTTCTATCGTGTATGCAGGCGGATCATTTACTACTATCGGCGGACAAACCCGAAACCGTATTGCAACCCTCGATGCCACTACCGGCCTTGCCACTGCCTGGAATCCCAATGCAAATAATTCAATAAATACTATAGTTGTAGACGGTTCTACCGTATATGCAGGAGGAGGCTTTACCACTATCGGCGGACAAACCCGAAACCGTATTGCAGCCCTCGATGCTACTACCGGCCTTGCCACTGCCTGGAATCCCAATTCCAATTCTACAATAGCTACCATTTCCGTAAACAGCTCTATCGTATATGCAGGAGGAGGCTTTACCACTATCGGCGGACAAACCCGAAACCGTATTGCAGCCCTCGATGCTACTACCGGCCTTGCCACTGCCTGGAATCCCAATTCCAATTCTACAATAGCTACCATTTCCGTAAACGGCTCTACCGTGTATGCAGGCGGAAATTTTACTACTATCGGCGGACAATCAAGTCTCCGAATTGCAGCTATTGACGCCACTACCGGCCTTACCACTACCTGGAATTCTAATGCAAGTTCTACAATATTTGCTATAGCGGTAAACGGTTCTACCGTGTATGCAGGCGGAGCGTTTTCTATAATCGGAGGAGTGATAAATCCCAATTTTGCGGCTCTGCCCATCTTTACATTGCCGCTTCGCTTTCTTTCTTTTACAGCTACTGCGCAGGGTTCTGTTACCAGCAAAGTAATTTGCAACTGGACAACCGCCGAAGAGCAGAACACGGCGTATTTTATTGTTGAAAGAAGTGCAGATGGGAACAGCTTTTCAAGCATTGGCACAGTGACTGCAACTGATATCTCGTCATTTAGTCAACATTATTCATTTACCGATAACAATCCGCCGGCAACAACAAGTTGGTACCGTATAAAGCAGATTGACCGGGATGGAAAGGCCACTTATTCGAAGACGATAACCGTTTCTTCTGTAGCCAGTGTCGCTACCCTTCGCCTGTTGCCTAATCCTGTACAGCAGGATGCAACGTTGATCATTAAGCTGGCGGAAAAAGATTATGTGCGTTATACTATTTTTGATCAAAGTGGAAAAAGGGTCGCGGCATCTTTCCTCCATCTCGATAAAGGGAACAATAGCATCAGCATGTCCCTGCAACCGCTTGCAAAAGGCATCTATACTATACGGGTAAACGGAACAAAAACGAACACCTGGTTACAGTTTGTAAAACAATAG
- a CDS encoding sensor histidine kinase produces the protein MPATNYPTAGTGRRTGSVAAALSFDHTVVPAASEIKPPGGFVVAAAGSNLTKSSAGRTAAGKDRIARDMHDDMGSGLTTILYLCQDLDRSLAPSSDTVPAKIAATARSLTTKMNEIIWSMNQQYDTMEDLVAYIRHHAGELLDSSPLNYVTFVPESIPAIRLSGKARRNIYLVVKEALHNALKHARATHIQIDIQVNSHLIIRVKDNGQGMVAGTERRFSNGLQNMQARMDFIGAALDIQTAEGTLVMITVPLAANDMLT, from the coding sequence ATGCCAGCAACGAACTACCCAACTGCGGGTACTGGGCGGCGGACTGGTAGCGTTGCTGCTGCTCTCTCTTTTGACCATACGGTTGTACCGGCAGCGTCAGAAATTAAACCGCCAGGCGGTTTTGTCGTTGCAGCAGCAGGAAGTAACCTTACTAAAAGCAGTGCTGGAAGGACAGCAGCAGGAAAGGACCGTATTGCCCGTGACATGCACGATGATATGGGTTCTGGTTTAACCACCATTCTGTATCTCTGCCAGGACCTGGACCGCTCGCTAGCGCCTTCAAGCGACACGGTGCCTGCGAAAATAGCCGCCACCGCGCGGTCGCTCACCACTAAAATGAATGAGATCATCTGGTCGATGAACCAGCAGTACGATACCATGGAGGACCTGGTGGCGTATATCCGTCACCATGCCGGTGAATTGCTGGACAGCTCGCCGCTGAATTATGTCACCTTTGTACCTGAATCGATTCCTGCCATCCGGCTTTCGGGCAAAGCACGTCGCAATATTTACCTCGTGGTCAAAGAAGCCCTGCATAACGCACTGAAACATGCCCGGGCCACCCATATTCAGATTGACATTCAGGTAAACAGTCATTTAATTATTCGGGTAAAGGACAATGGCCAGGGGATGGTTGCCGGTACCGAACGCCGGTTTAGCAATGGCTTGCAAAATATGCAGGCAAGAATGGATTTCATAGGCGCAGCGCTGGACATACAAACTGCAGAAGGCACCTTGGTGATGATTACAGTTCCTTTAGCCGCTAATGACATGCTCACCTGA
- a CDS encoding response regulator transcription factor, with the protein MQSISISIIEDNTAVRKGLERIIQETDGFPLLSSYENAEDAIRELPAIQPDIVIMDIQLPGASGIDCVR; encoded by the coding sequence ATGCAATCCATTAGTATCAGCATTATAGAAGATAATACAGCCGTTCGCAAAGGCCTGGAACGCATTATCCAGGAAACGGACGGATTTCCCCTTCTTTCCTCCTATGAGAATGCAGAGGATGCCATCAGGGAACTGCCCGCTATTCAGCCCGATATAGTGATCATGGACATTCAGTTACCCGGTGCCAGTGGGATTGACTGTGTACGGTAG
- a CDS encoding SDR family oxidoreductase, which yields MAVSELKYNDFTAIEGFSCGLAWDFAPRNITVNTIEPGFIDTDMMPADPAVREAFIKAIPLKRLGKPEEFASLVNFLAGPESGYKTGSNMAIDGGILA from the coding sequence ATGGCTGTGTCGGAGCTGAAGTACAATGATTTTACCGCTATTGAAGGTTTCAGCTGTGGCCTGGCATGGGATTTTGCACCGAGGAACATAACGGTTAATACCATTGAACCAGGATTCATCGACACGGATATGATGCCAGCCGATCCGGCTGTAAGGGAAGCGTTTATCAAAGCTATACCTTTAAAACGCCTGGGCAAACCTGAGGAATTTGCGTCATTGGTCAATTTTCTGGCTGGCCCCGAGTCTGGATATAAAACGGGAAGTAATATGGCAATAGATGGTGGTATCCTGGCCTGA